The genomic DNA TGCAAGTGGTGGAACGCAGTCACCAGCGCAGCTCGACGCCGGCGGCCGTGCGCAGCCCCGAGAGCCCGGTGCTGCTGGCCCCGGAAGCCACGGCGTCCATCCTGGCGGTGCTGGTCCAGGAGCTCTTCCGGCACAGCTCCACCGCCGGAGTCTCGCCGACTGAAGAGCCTCCTTCCGGAGCCGCTCCCGGAGCACCCTCTGAGCCCTTCCGCTGGAGCCCCCGCCTGGAGATCTACGACGACGGCACCGAGACCACCGGACTGCCTGTGCCCTTCGATTTCACCGGCCGCCCCAAAGGCCGCGTCGACCTGATTCGGGACGGACGCTGGCAGACGCCGTCGGAAGAATCGGCCCTGGCCATCGGCGGTGGTGAACAGCAGGCGTCCAACCTCTTCATGGCGGCGGGAGACAGCTCACCCCAGGAACTGCTGGAAGCGGCGGGGGGTGGCCTGTGGATCAGCGATTTCGACGGTCTGGTGTGTCTGGATCCCCGGCGACTGCGTTTCGTCGCACGAGCCCGAGGCCTACGGGCGATCGCCGGCGGGCGCCTCGGTGCGGCGCTGCCGGACCAACCGTGGCAGCTCGACCTGGGCAGGGCTCTAGGGCAGCTGGTAGCGGTGGGCCGGGAGCGCATCTGCCTCGCCACCGGGGACGGCCTGCTCAGCAGCAGCTGCGCGCCGGCCCTCGTCTACCGCCCCTGAGCCGCCGGACCCGAGCTACCCGGACCCGAGCTACGCCTTCGGAGCCCCTCTTGCCGCAGCTTCCAGGCCACGGCGTACCAGCAGAAGAGTCTGATCGTCCCCCTGGGCAAGGCCCCGGGCGAAGCGGCGGCAGGCGGCATCCAGCCGCCCCGCCAGCTGCGGCAGAGGCTCGGCGGCGTGCCGCCGCAGGAGCTCGAGGAGCTGCTCCTCCCCCAACTCCACTCCCTGCAGGTTGGTGCACTCGGTGATGCCGTCGCTGTACAGGCAGAGCAAGTCCCCGGGGTGCAGGGTGACGGTGTCCACTCGATAGGTCGCTTCCGGCAGCAGTCCCACGGGAGGTCCGCTGGCTTCCAGATACCGCAGGCTACCGTCGACACTCAACAGCAGCGCCGGGTTGTGGCCGGCGTTGAGGTAGCGGGCGCGACCGGTGGCGAGATCGAGCTCCACCAACAACAGGGTGATGAATTTATTCGGCAGGCTGGAGTCCAGCACGTGACGATTGAGGCGGTGGAGCAAGTGGGTTCCTACCACCTCGTCGACCAGCAGATCCTCCTGATCGAGCAGTCCTTCCGGACCGAGCAGCAGATCCAGCGCCGAGTGCAGATTGGAGACCAGCAGCGCCGCCGGCATGCCCTTGCCGGATACATCCGCCACCACCGTCAGCAACCGCCCCCCGGGGCGCTCCATGACCCCGTAGTAATCGCCACCGACCTGCCGCGCTGGCCGATTCCACCCATGCAGCTCCCAGCCGGCAACCCGCGGCATGCTCTCCGGCAGCAGCTGGCGCTGAATCTGCGCCGCCAGCTCCATCTCCCGCTCCAGCCGCTCCTTCTCCAGCGCCTGGCGATGCAGGTGAGCGTTCTCCAGAGCGATCCCCGCCTGGTGGGCGAAGAGGCTCAAGGTACGGCGATCCGGCGCGGTGAACGGGCCGACGCCGAAGCGGCTTTCCTTATCCGCCACCACCAACAGCCCGCGAGGAGAGCCCGCCGCCTCCACCGTCACCGCGAGCACGTGCTCAGCCCCCGGCAAGAGATCCCGAAGCAAGGCCTCATCCCCCTCCAGCAGGCCCTGGGGGCCCTCGTCCCCGATCTCCAACAGCTCCGGCGCCGAGCCTCCCACCATCCGCCGGCGCCGGTAGACACCCCCGTCGTGCTCGTAGAGAACCCCTCGGCGAGCGTCCAGCAAGGACACCGCCCGCAGCAGGATCTCCTCCGTCAGCTGCGGCAGATCGAGGGTCGAGACCACCGCCAGTCCGACGTCGTAGAGGGCTTCCAGCTCGACTCCCCGATATTGATTCTGGAAGGTCTGGAGCCTCAGGCGCTCCGACAGCTCGCAAGCCCGCACCGCCGCCAGGAGGAGCAGATCCTCGACGTTGCCCGAGGATTCCAGCGGCTCCGACCAGGGGGTGTCTTCCTCGACGGGGCCGGCTTCGTCTCGGCACAGGAGCCAGCCGCCACCGAGAGCCAGACGGCGGCAGCCGGGCAGAGAGGGCTCCACCTCTCCGGCTGTGCTGGCCGGTAGAAGCTCCGGGAAACCCTCAACGAGCTCCGCCGCGGTCCCGTGGCAGGAAATGCGACGCAGCCCCTGGTCGCCGTCTTCAAGATAGACCGCTGCGGCGGAAAAGGCTTCGCTACGCCGGCGCAACCAGCACTCCAGGGCACGCTCCAGGAGCTCTACATCGGAGGAACCCAGCGCCGCCTTGGGGTCCACAGAGGCATCCCCCGGCGCATCGCGATGGCCGACGCCGCCTGGGAATGCGGATCCTCGGGATAAAGGCTGTGGCACTGGCAGGCCCTGCCTCGGTCAGGCGCTCAGGCGAGCTTTTCGAGGGCCGAGGCTTCGTCCGGGTAGATCCCCGAATATTGCGCCAGGCCCATGATGTAGAAGGTCTTTTCGATGGTGGGAGTGAGGCAGCAGAAAGCCAGGTGGCCATCGATCTTGATCATCCTCTCGATGATCTCGATGAGGATGGAGATGCCGATGGAGTTGACGATCTTGGTGCCGGCGAGGTTGAGCAGCAGGGTCTCGTAGCCCTGCTCGATGAGCTCATCGGCCACTCGGGCAATCTCTTCGCCGCCCTGATTGTTGATGTAGCCCTCGGTGTAGATCACGGCCACCGGGTCGCGCTTCTCCACCGTCAGCTTCAGACTCTCCGTCATCGCAACCGCCTCTCCATTCACGGCTCTCGTCTATTCAGCGATTCAGCGGGACTTGTACATGACGACCGTTGTACCACCGGCGCCGGATTGGATCTCTACCTCGTCCATCAACCCTCGGATGATCGTCAGACCCCAGCCCCGCTTGCGCTCCGACTTCAGCTTGCGTTCCAACGAAGGCTTTTCCACCTCTTCCGGAACGAAGCCGACCCCGTCGTCGTGCACCTTGATGCACAAGCGTTCGGTTTCGGCGAAGTCGAGGATAGCAATCTCGACCACCACTTCGCGATCAGCAGCGTTGCTGTGCTCGATAGCGTTGATGCAAGCCTCGACCACCGCCATCCGGACTTCGTCAATTCTATCCGGACTCATCTCCATCGCCCCGGCCATCGCGGCCGCGGCTTCGCCGGCCTCGATCTCCATATCGGGCTGCATGGGGAGACGCAGGGTCGTCTCCCGGAGAGGGGAGTCTTGCACCATGTCGAAATCGGCCCGCAGGGCTCAGAACGTCAGGTAGAGCTGAAGAAAGAAGATGACAATTGGATTCACCAGATCCTGAACCAGGAACCAGCCAAAGGTCGTCAGACTCGCAGCTGAGGCCAGGAACCCCACGGGAATTCTGGCCATGGTAACGGATTTATGCAGGGACTGTAGCATGCGCGGCCTCCTTCATCGCTACCCTCTTCTTAGAGCAAGGTTGTTGCCAGCTTTCCAAAGCTCCGGCAACCACCCCCCAAGTCCCTGATTTCAAGAGATTTACGCGCACACACGCCGGCCATTGAAGCAACCTCAAAAGTGAGGCATTTTGCCTCACTCGGGAACTACAGACTGCCTCGATTCGAGCGACTGGCCCGATATCCCGAGATCAAAGCACCGCAATTCGGGACCGGAAAGGCGGGCAGGAGAGCGAGCGAGACAAAATGGCCCATGCGGGACAAAATGTCTCGGTCATGGAGGGGGCCTATTGGCGAAACGGCTCGGTAAGAAGCCCTAGAAGCCCAGGGAGCCCTAGAAACCCTTGCGCACCAGCGTCCGCCGGTCGATGCCGAGAATGCGGGCGGCGGCGGTCTTGTTGCCCTGGGTCATGCGCAGAACCCGGGAAATGTGACGGAGCTCCAGGCCCTCCAAGGTCAGGGGCTCCTGCTCCTCCTCGGCGCCGGAGGAAAGCAGGGATTGCACTAGCTCGACATCGATCTCGCCTTCGGTGAGGGAGACCGCCCCCTCGACGATATTCTGCAGCTCGCGCACGTTGCCCGGATATTCGTAGGCCAGCAGCTGCGCCGTCGCCTCGGTGCGGAAGGAGGGCACGGCGATCTCCTCGCGGCGGCAGAATTCTTCGGCGAAGTAGCGGATCAGATGCGGGATGTCCTGGCGCCGCTGGCGTAGCGGCGGCAGCTCCACCTCGACGCCCTTGAGGCGGTAGTAGAGGTCCTCGCGAAAGGTCTTTCCCTCGATCAGCGCTTCCAGATCCCGATGGGTCGCCGCCACCACTCGCACGTCCACCGGCAACGCCCGGCGTCCGCCCACCCGCACCACCTCCCTCTCCTGCAAGCTGCGCAGGAGCTTGGCCTGGAGGGCCGGCTGCATGTCGCCGATCTCGTCGAGGAAGAGAGTGCCGCCGTCGGCGAGCTCGAATTTGCCCGCTCGGCGGGTGACGCCGGTCGCCACGCCCTCCTCGATACCGAAGAGCTCGCTCTCCAGCAGACCCTCGGGAATGGCGGCGCAATTGAGGGTGACCAATGCCCCGGGGCGCTCCGAGAGGACGTGCAGCAGCTTGGCGACGAGCTCCTTGCCGGTGCCGCTCTCCCCTCGCACCAGGACGTTGACTCCCCGCGGAGCCACTCGCTCCACCAGCGTCAGGATACGCCGCATCTCCGGCGAATGGGCAACGATGCGCTGCCCCGCCAGCTGTTCGCTGAGGCTGCCGCGGAGGGATTTATTCTCCTCCTCCAGCCGCTCCCGCTGATCCTCCAGCGCCGCCACCTGACGGGCGCTGTCCAGGGCCACTGCGGCGAGGGACGCCACCGAGCGCAAGAAGCGGCGATCCTCCTCGCTGAACGAAGGCTCCCGATCTCCCCGGCCCTCCTTGTCGAGCACCGCCAGGTAGCCGAAAGGCTCGCCGCGATGGCTCAGAGGCACCGCCAGGAGCTCTCGGAAGGCCCGTCCGACGAGCTCTCCATCGCCCTCGGCCCGCAGGCCTTCGCGCTCCTGCAGACGGCCGTAGAGGGGGGCCAGCAGCAGCGCCGAGCCATCCGGCGGAGCCGATCGCCAACCCACCGACGCCACCGCCTGAGGGCCACCGTAGGCGTCCTGGGTCACCGCCACCGCCGCCGCCGGGTCGAGCACCGAGCACACTCGCTGAAGGAGCTCGTCCACCAGCTCCTGCTCCCCGCGCTGAGCGCGCAGGGCGAGGGCCAGCTCGTGCAGGGCTTCGAGCTCTAGGATGCGCCGAGCTTCGGCGAGATTAGGTCCGGCGACGGTCATCGCCGTTTCATTCTACTGCTGGACCTATTACCCAGCTTTGCGCTTGCTCTTTTTGGAGCTGGGGAGCACCTGCTGCAGGTAGCGCCCCGTGTAACTCCCCTCCACCTGGGCGACCTCTTCGGGAGTCCCCTGGGCCACCACCTGACCGCCGGCACCGCCGCCTTCCGGCCCGAGGTCGAGAAGGTGGTCGGCGGCGCGGATGACGTCCAGATTGTGCTCGATGATGAGCACCGTATTGCCCACGTCCACCAGCTGCTGGAGCAGCTTCAAGAGCTTGCCCACGTCGTCGAAATGGAGGCCGGTGGTAGGCTCGTCGAGGAGGTAGAGAGTCTGACCGGTGGAGCGCTTGCACAGCTCCCGGGCGAGCTTCACCCGCTGGGCTTCGCCGCCGGAGAGGGTCGTGGCGCTCTGGCCCAAGGTGATGTAGCCCAGGCCCACCTCGTTGAGGGTGGAGAGGATGCGCTGCACCGGCGGGATGTGGTCGAAGACCTCCAGCGCCTGCTCCACCGTCAGATCGAGGATCTCGGCGATGTTGTGGCCCTTGTAGCGCACCGCCAGGGTCTCCCGGTCGTAGCGTCGGCCGCCACAAACCTCGCAGGTGACGTAAATGTCCGGCAGAAAGTGCATCTCGATCTTGATCTGCCCGTCGCCGGCGCAGGCCTCGC from Acidobacteriota bacterium includes the following:
- a CDS encoding metallopeptidase TldD-related protein — its product is MQSLDRILDNLDHVLHASPADFTEVVWLETRRRSASTAEGSVPDFPEPPQRCALVRVVEGSREGQYRCGHYRTDSAHPNDLDDAVRQALAQARSTPPEEDFQPPSKDPQASLELKDLFDPRLAELEPAEGQERLQQLIQDSEELTFHWGEAHLAIAHSTGLRRKLRLTAAELSVIHGEGPGAGIARSAARTLEALDALQVVERSHQRSSTPAAVRSPESPVLLAPEATASILAVLVQELFRHSSTAGVSPTEEPPSGAAPGAPSEPFRWSPRLEIYDDGTETTGLPVPFDFTGRPKGRVDLIRDGRWQTPSEESALAIGGGEQQASNLFMAAGDSSPQELLEAAGGGLWISDFDGLVCLDPRRLRFVARARGLRAIAGGRLGAALPDQPWQLDLGRALGQLVAVGRERICLATGDGLLSSSCAPALVYRP
- a CDS encoding SpoIIE family protein phosphatase; this encodes MDPKAALGSSDVELLERALECWLRRRSEAFSAAAVYLEDGDQGLRRISCHGTAAELVEGFPELLPASTAGEVEPSLPGCRRLALGGGWLLCRDEAGPVEEDTPWSEPLESSGNVEDLLLLAAVRACELSERLRLQTFQNQYRGVELEALYDVGLAVVSTLDLPQLTEEILLRAVSLLDARRGVLYEHDGGVYRRRRMVGGSAPELLEIGDEGPQGLLEGDEALLRDLLPGAEHVLAVTVEAAGSPRGLLVVADKESRFGVGPFTAPDRRTLSLFAHQAGIALENAHLHRQALEKERLEREMELAAQIQRQLLPESMPRVAGWELHGWNRPARQVGGDYYGVMERPGGRLLTVVADVSGKGMPAALLVSNLHSALDLLLGPEGLLDQEDLLVDEVVGTHLLHRLNRHVLDSSLPNKFITLLLVELDLATGRARYLNAGHNPALLLSVDGSLRYLEASGPPVGLLPEATYRVDTVTLHPGDLLCLYSDGITECTNLQGVELGEEQLLELLRRHAAEPLPQLAGRLDAACRRFARGLAQGDDQTLLLVRRGLEAAARGAPKA
- a CDS encoding STAS domain-containing protein — its product is MTESLKLTVEKRDPVAVIYTEGYINNQGGEEIARVADELIEQGYETLLLNLAGTKIVNSIGISILIEIIERMIKIDGHLAFCCLTPTIEKTFYIMGLAQYSGIYPDEASALEKLA
- a CDS encoding ATP-binding protein, which translates into the protein MEIEAGEAAAAMAGAMEMSPDRIDEVRMAVVEACINAIEHSNAADREVVVEIAILDFAETERLCIKVHDDGVGFVPEEVEKPSLERKLKSERKRGWGLTIIRGLMDEVEIQSGAGGTTVVMYKSR
- a CDS encoding sigma 54-interacting transcriptional regulator, giving the protein MTVAGPNLAEARRILELEALHELALALRAQRGEQELVDELLQRVCSVLDPAAAVAVTQDAYGGPQAVASVGWRSAPPDGSALLLAPLYGRLQEREGLRAEGDGELVGRAFRELLAVPLSHRGEPFGYLAVLDKEGRGDREPSFSEEDRRFLRSVASLAAVALDSARQVAALEDQRERLEEENKSLRGSLSEQLAGQRIVAHSPEMRRILTLVERVAPRGVNVLVRGESGTGKELVAKLLHVLSERPGALVTLNCAAIPEGLLESELFGIEEGVATGVTRRAGKFELADGGTLFLDEIGDMQPALQAKLLRSLQEREVVRVGGRRALPVDVRVVAATHRDLEALIEGKTFREDLYYRLKGVEVELPPLRQRRQDIPHLIRYFAEEFCRREEIAVPSFRTEATAQLLAYEYPGNVRELQNIVEGAVSLTEGEIDVELVQSLLSSGAEEEQEPLTLEGLELRHISRVLRMTQGNKTAAARILGIDRRTLVRKGF